A DNA window from Ficedula albicollis isolate OC2 chromosome 28, FicAlb1.5, whole genome shotgun sequence contains the following coding sequences:
- the MOB3A gene encoding MOB kinase activator 3A isoform X1, with protein sequence MSHALKQVFNKDKTFRPKRKFEPGTQRFELHKKAQASLNAGLDLKVAVQLPPGEEQNDWVAVHVVDFFNRINLIYGTISDYCTEHSCPVMSGGPKYEYRWQDEHKYRKPTALSAPQYMNLLMDWIEVQINNEDIFPTNVGTPFPKNFLPVVKKILSRLFRVFVHVYIHHFDRITQMGSEAHVNTCYKHFYYFVKEFNLIDTKELEPLKEMTSRMCH encoded by the exons atgtcCCACGCATTAAAGCAAGTGTTCAACAAAGACAAAACCTTCCGGCCCAAGCGCAAGTTCGAGCCGGGCACGCAGCGCTTTGAGCTGCACAAGAAGGCGCAGGCCTCGCTCAACGCCGGCCTGGACCTGAAGGTGGCCGTGCAGCTGCCGCCGGGCGAGGAGCAGAACGACTGGGTGGCCGTGCACGTCGTGGACTTCTTCAACCGCATCAACCTCATCTACGGCACCATCAGTGACTATTGCACGGAGCACTCCTGCCCCGTCATGTCGGGGGGCCCCAAGTACGAGTACCGCTGGCAGGACGAGCACAAGTACCGCAAACCCACCGCCCTGTCGGCGCCCCAGTACATGAACCTGCTCATGGACTGGATCGAGGTGCAGATCAACAACGAGGACATCTTCCCCACCAACGTCG GTACTCCCTTCCCCAAGAACTTCCTCCCAGTGGTGAAGAAGATCCTCTCCAGGCTCTTCCGGGTGTTTGTCCATGTCTACATCCACCACTTCGACAGGATCACCCAGATGGGCTCAGAGGCCCACGTGAACACCTGCTACAAGCACTTTTACTACTTTGTGAAAGAGTTCAATCTCATAGACACCAAGGAGCTGGAGCCTCTG
- the MOB3A gene encoding MOB kinase activator 3A isoform X2 → MSHALKQVFNKDKTFRPKRKFEPGTQRFELHKKAQASLNAGLDLKVAVQLPPGEEQNDWVAVHVVDFFNRINLIYGTISDYCTEHSCPVMSGGPKYEYRWQDEHKYRKPTALSAPQYMNLLMDWIEVQINNEDIFPTNVGTPFPKNFLPVVKKILSRLFRVFVHVYIHHFDRITQMGSEAHVNTCYKHFYYFVKEFNLIDTKELEPLDSMILF, encoded by the exons atgtcCCACGCATTAAAGCAAGTGTTCAACAAAGACAAAACCTTCCGGCCCAAGCGCAAGTTCGAGCCGGGCACGCAGCGCTTTGAGCTGCACAAGAAGGCGCAGGCCTCGCTCAACGCCGGCCTGGACCTGAAGGTGGCCGTGCAGCTGCCGCCGGGCGAGGAGCAGAACGACTGGGTGGCCGTGCACGTCGTGGACTTCTTCAACCGCATCAACCTCATCTACGGCACCATCAGTGACTATTGCACGGAGCACTCCTGCCCCGTCATGTCGGGGGGCCCCAAGTACGAGTACCGCTGGCAGGACGAGCACAAGTACCGCAAACCCACCGCCCTGTCGGCGCCCCAGTACATGAACCTGCTCATGGACTGGATCGAGGTGCAGATCAACAACGAGGACATCTTCCCCACCAACGTCG GTACTCCCTTCCCCAAGAACTTCCTCCCAGTGGTGAAGAAGATCCTCTCCAGGCTCTTCCGGGTGTTTGTCCATGTCTACATCCACCACTTCGACAGGATCACCCAGATGGGCTCAGAGGCCCACGTGAACACCTGCTACAAGCACTTTTACTACTTTGTGAAAGAGTTCAATCTCATAGACACCAAGGAGCTGGAGCCTCTG